One genomic segment of Brassica napus cultivar Da-Ae chromosome A3, Da-Ae, whole genome shotgun sequence includes these proteins:
- the LOC106439239 gene encoding putative BTB/POZ domain-containing protein At3g08660, translating into MAGISNRPLSQSSSSTSSTSCNSRSSVPPPTFSTCIFSDVAGDITVVVDGESFLLHKFPLVARCGKMRKMVRDLKDNSSIELRDFPGGPLTFELAMKFCYGINLEITPSNVVDLRCAAGYLEMTEDYKEDNLISQTESYLDTTAFRHLKKSVQVLISCERQELSEKFKIPDRCVEAIAMNACREQLVSNLSEELKGRDCLAWWIEQLSALGIDYYTKVVSVMARTGVRSESIVASLMHYSQESLKGVIVDRNCQGQREIVEAIVTLLPCDERGSIIPLSFLLGMLKIGITLGIEISYRLELERRIGQQLESVSLDDLLIPSVGREEAMYDVDTVHRILACFLERVDEEDEESGCDSDSTGHYHGSLLKVGRIMDAYLAEIAPDPYLSLHKFTAIIERLPDYARIVDDGIYRAIDVYLKAHPLMTEEERKSLCKFIDCNKLSQDASNHMAQNDRLPVQMVVRVLYSEQLRLKKALSGDSDEGVLDLSSGVLNRAVSPRDNYASLRRENRELKLEIARMRVRVSELEKEQTLMKEGMMERSGNSGGTFLTSLSKGIGKIGIFGGENRQKVNRKSRSVSERKTSRKG; encoded by the exons ATGGCTGGTATTTCAAACAGACCTCTGTCTCAATCTTCTTCCTCAACAAGCTCTACTTCATGTAACAGTCGCTCCTCTGTTCCTCCTCCCACCTTCTCCACCTG TATATTCTCTGATGTTGCCGGAGACATCACCGTTGTTGTTGATGGAGAGTCTTTTCTACTCCACAAG tTTCCACTAGTAGCTCGGTGtgggaagatgagaaagatggtGAGAGATCTCAAGGACAATTCAAGTATCGAGCTAAGAGACTTCCCTGGTGGACCTCTAACTTTCGAACTCGCCATGAAGTTCTGCTACGGCATCAACTTAGAGATCACACCCTCCAACGTGGTCGACCTCCGCTGCGCAGCAGGTTACCTAGAGATGACCGAAGACTACAAGGAAGACAATCTCATCTCTCAAACCGAGAGTTACCTCGACACGACAGCTTTCCGCCACCTCAAGAAATCAGTTCAAGTGTTAATCTCATGCGAGAGGCAAGAACTGTCGGAAAAGTTCAAGATTCCTGACAGGTGCGTGGAGGCCATCGCCATGAACGCTTGTAGGGAGCAGTTAGTATCGAATTTATCAGAGGAGCTCAAGGGAAGAGACTGTCTCGCGTGGTGGATCGAACAGCTCTCTGCTCTCGGCATTGATTACTACACAAAAGTTGTGTCAGTGATGGCGAGAACAGGTGTCCGGTCCGAGAGCATTGTTGCTTCTCTGATGCATTACTCTCAAGAATCACTAAAAGGTGTTATTGTTGACCGCAACTGTCAGGGGCAGAGGGAGATCGTTGAAGCTATTGTAACCCTTTTGCCGTGTGACGAGAGAGGATCGATCATCCCTCTCAGCTTCCTCCTTGGGATGTTAAAGATTGGAATCACATTAGGTATAGAGATCTCTTACAGGCTTGAGCTAGAACGTAGAATCGGACAGCAGTTAGAGAGCGTGTCTCTTGATGATCTGCTTATACCTTCTGTCGGAAGGGAAGAGGCCATGTATGATGTGGACACTGTGCATAGGATACTCGCGTGTTTTCTCGAGAgggttgatgaagaagatgaggagagTGGTTGTGATTCAGACTCCACTGGTCATTACCATGGTTCGTTGCTGAAAGTGGGACGGATCATGGATGCGTACTTGGCTGAGATCGCACCGGATCCCTACCTGAGTCTACATAAGTTCACAGCTATTATAGAGAGGTTACCTGATTACGCACGGATCGTTGATGATGGGATATACAGAGCCATTGACGTGTATCTCAAG GCTCATCCAttaatgacggaagaagaacgCAAGAGTCTATGCAAGTTCATAGACTGCAACAAGCTTTCACAGGACGCAAGCAACCACATGGCGCAAAACGACCGTCTTCCTGTGCAGATGGTGGTTCGTGTTCTCTATTCAGAACAGCTGCGTCTGAAGAAAGCTCTGTCGGGAGACTCAGATGAAGGTGTACTAGATTTGTCTTCGGGAGTTCTGAACCGAGCGGTTTCTCCAAGAGACAACTACGCGTCTCTGAGGAGAGAGAACAGAGAGTTGAAGCTGGAGATAGCGAGGATGAGAGTGAGAGTTAGCGAGTTGGAGAAGGAGCAAACGTTGATGAAAGAGGGAATGATGGAGAGGTCTGGTAATAGCGGTGGAACGTTCTTGACGTCATTGTCTAAAGGGATTGGCAAAATTGGGATATTCGGTGGTGAAAATCGGCAGAAGGTTAACCGGAAATCGAGGTCGGTTTCGGAGAGAAAGACAAGTCGAAAGGGGTAA